A segment of the Candidatus Rokuibacteriota bacterium genome:
ATGACGACGGGCTTCGCTGGCGCCTCGGCTGGCAGGCGAGCCGGCTCGCCACCCGTTACCGCTGGCCGTGCGTCGCCGAGGCGGTGTGCCGGCTCTACGCCGAGGAGCGCCCTCTCGCCCGTCAGCACCTCGCCCTGGCCCGGTGCTATTGATCCCGGTCGCCTGTGGTAGACTCGCACTCAACTATGGCGAACCCGCCCCGTCGCGCGCTGGTGCTCCTGATCGACGGGTTCGACCCCGGCTACATCCGCGCGACCGATCTCCCGACGCTGAGGGCGCTCATGCAGGCGGGCGCTTCCACGCTGGAGGGGCGCGGGGTGCTCCCCAGCCTTACCAACGTCAACCACATCTCGCTGCTGACCGGAGCCTATCCCGAACGCCACGGCCTCTGCGCCAACTTCTACTTCGACCGGACCGCCGGCGCCGAGGTCTTCATGGACCAGGTGACCTTCGTCCGGGAGCCCCTCCTCTTCGAGCGCGTCAAGGCCCTCGGCTGGATTACGGCCCTCGTCACGGCCAAGGAGAAGCTCACCCGGCTCCTCCGGCGCGGGCTCGATCTGTGCGTGGACATGGCCTCGGCGCCCGCCGCCCTGGTCGCGAAGGTGGGCCCGCCCCCGGACATCTTCTCGATGGACATCAACCTCTGGGTGCTCGCGATGGCGCGCGAGGTCGCCGCCCGGGAGGCGCCCGGGTTGCTCTACGTCGCCACCACCGACTACCCGCAGCACAAGCTGCCGCCCGACGATCCGCGGATGCAGCGGTACCTCCGGGACGCGGACCGGCTGATGGGTGAGATCGTCGAGAGCTACGACCTCGACCGCGATCTGGTCGTGCTCACCGCCGACCACGGGATGAACGCCAAGACGCGGTCGGCGTCGCCCGTGCGCGTGCTCCGGGAGGCCGGCGTCGCCGCGCGCGGGGTGGCGCTGATTCGCGACGGCCTCTACGCCCACCACCGGGATCTCGGCGGCGCCCTCTACCTGTTCCTGGAGAAGCCCGCGCGGACGCCCGAGGCTCGCGCCATCCTCGCCGGCACCAGCGGGATCGACACGGTCATCGCCGGGAGCGAGGCCTCGGCGGTTCGCCTGCCGCCCGAGCGGGTGGGGGATCTGATCTGCTTCGGCCAGCGCGAGTGGGTGCTCGGCGTCTGGAACGAGGGCGACCCGGTCCGCGAGGAGGAAGGGCTCCGCTCCCACGGCTCGCACCACGAGCAGGCG
Coding sequences within it:
- a CDS encoding alkaline phosphatase family protein, with translation MANPPRRALVLLIDGFDPGYIRATDLPTLRALMQAGASTLEGRGVLPSLTNVNHISLLTGAYPERHGLCANFYFDRTAGAEVFMDQVTFVREPLLFERVKALGWITALVTAKEKLTRLLRRGLDLCVDMASAPAALVAKVGPPPDIFSMDINLWVLAMAREVAAREAPGLLYVATTDYPQHKLPPDDPRMQRYLRDADRLMGEIVESYDLDRDLVVLTADHGMNAKTRSASPVRVLREAGVAARGVALIRDGLYAHHRDLGGALYLFLEKPARTPEARAILAGTSGIDTVIAGSEASAVRLPPERVGDLICFGQREWVLGVWNEGDPVREEEGLRSHGSHHEQAIPIVLAGAGIRPKSGIEGGRIVDVAPTLSRLLELDGSGFQGRVLEEVLA